A single Musa acuminata AAA Group cultivar baxijiao chromosome BXJ2-1, Cavendish_Baxijiao_AAA, whole genome shotgun sequence DNA region contains:
- the LOC135598194 gene encoding uncharacterized protein LOC135598194 codes for MRRLPHTTSMYCIGASYGWLILISEATSAVSLFNPVTAEDIPLPPLSTLQSFVLLFYQSEDGIGSYFIKTDYPNITVESNAIVDKAVLSSDPTLDRDFVAIVFLDGIYKRCFTCRPGDRSWKDNVNEPFDDLHWIFPGVPQVFNLTDVVPYGERRLCAIYNDKNYLAVFDVDPGPPGRATMIAWNSMPPCVPRGGLPTYLIGSAGELLLVTEFYKRSAARKNTRSFRVFRLDPGDGDRPAKAIEVQDIGDRMLFLGTNHSVCVAAGDFPGFLGNAIYYVKEEKMSLEGEDTLVSTVCVVNLENGEITEVLDSGGSEPDGLEWLSDRLDIPWWVAPNLGRGKN; via the coding sequence ATGCGCCGCCTACCTCACACCACCAGCATGTATTGCATCGGCGCCTCTTACGGGTGGCTCATCCTCATCTCCGAAGCCACCTCCGCGGTCTCCCTCTTCAACCCCGTCACCGCCGAAGACATTCCTCTCCCCCCACTCTCCACCCTCCAATCATTCGTACTGTTGTTCTACCAATCGGAGGACGGCATCGGATCTTACTTCATCAAAACGGACTACCCCAACATTACGGTCGAGTCCAACGCCATCGTCGACAAGGCCGTCTTGTCCTCCGACCCTACCCTCGACCGGGACTTCGTGGCAATCGTCTTCCTCGACGGCATATACAAGCGCTGCTTTACCTGCCGCCCAGGGGACAGATCGTGGAAGGACAACGTCAACGAACCTTTCGATGATCTCCATTGGATTTTCCCAGGAGTGCCGCAGGTGTTCAACCTGACTGACGTCGTGCCCTACGGCGAGCGGAGGTTGTGCgctatctacaatgacaaaaattACTTAGCAGTCTTCGACGTCGACCCAGGCCCGCCGGGGAGGGCGACGATGATCGCATGGAACTCCATGCCGCCCTGCGTGCCGCGCGGTGGTTTACCCACCTACTTGATTGGGTCGGCTGGAGAACTACTCCTGGTTACCGAGTTCTACAAGAGGAGTGCAGCCAGGAAGAACACCAGGAGCTTCCGCGTCTTCAGGCTCGATCCAGGCGACGGAGACCGGCCAGCGAAGGCGATCGAAGTGCAGGACATCGGCGACCGTATGTTGTTTTTGGGTACGAACCATTCGGTGTGCGTCGCCGCGGGGGACTTCCCAGGGTTCCTGGGGAATGCCATCTACTACGTGAAGGAAGAGAAGATGAGTTTGGAGGGGGAAGATACCCTGGTGTCGACCGTGTGCGTGGTCAACCTGGAAAATGGTGAGATCACGGAGGTTCTCGATTCCGGCGGGTCTGAGCCGGATGGGCTCGAGTGGCTGTCGGACCGGTTGGACATCCCCTGGTGGGTGGCCCCCAATCTTGGCAGGGGCAAGAACTAG